The following is a genomic window from Phaseolus vulgaris cultivar G19833 chromosome 6, P. vulgaris v2.0, whole genome shotgun sequence.
AATTTTATCCGCAAATCACCATTGGCTTCCGGATAATTTTATCCGTAGAACACCATCTGCTTCCGGATAAATTTATCCGCACATGAATATTGGCATCCGGATTTTTTCATCCGGACATGAATAATGGCTTACGGATATTTTTGTCCGTAGTGCAAGAATTGGTTCCGGATTTTTTTGTTCGTAATTCAAAAGTgggttccggatatttttatccgtaagctACGTTTGACttgcggatatttttatccagaTTGTTGTTATTGGTCtgcggatattaatatccgttTTAGTGTGAAATTTTTCACAAGTGTTTTAAACTATATGtgttataattttgttatatatgtTGGATTGAATGTTACTTTTATGAAATGTAAGATGGTGCGGACTAGAGGTGGAGGAAGTTCTAATTTGGATCGTGTGCGTCCAACTGCATCGATTAGAAGAAAACGGGGTGGGCCTAGTACTTCAATTCCAAATGAAGAGTTTGAAGATTATATTGAACAAGAAGAAGTTGAAGTTGATGATGAAGGCTATCCAGGAGGGCCATTGGATAAGTCCTTACTTGTTAATTATGAACATCACGTAGCCAAACAGTTGTGGGATGGTTTGGtaagtaatgaaaaataaatttttgtatttgttatgTATTCCTGATTATTGATGATATATGTTGATTATTGTAGGATCGTGGTGAGCTGAAGGTCGTTTCACATGGGAGGAAGATAAATAAGTTAGGAGCACCTCATGAGCGCATAGAAGCTGTTGTAGAATTGTATGGCTTAGGTGGTCTGCTTCATGCTAGTTATGAGAGTCTAGACCGAGGACTGCTGTGTGCTTTTGTAGAGAGGTGGCATGCAGAGACAAACAGTTTTCATTTACCGGTTGGGGAGATGACCATCACTCTTGATGATGTGTCAAATTTGTTACATTTACCCATTGTCGGTTAGTTTTACACACAGGAAACCTTAGATTCTGATTCGGCGATTGATTTATTGGTAGAAGCCCTCCGTGTTGAC
Proteins encoded in this region:
- the LOC137833127 gene encoding protein MAIN-LIKE 1-like yields the protein MVRTRGGGSSNLDRVRPTASIRRKRGGPSTSIPNEEFEDYIEQEEVEVDDEGYPGGPLDKSLLVNYEHHVAKQLWDGLDRGELKVVSHGRKINKLGAPHERIEAVVELYGLGGLLHASYESLDRGLLCAFVERWHAETNSFHLPVGEMTITLDDVSNLLHLPIVG